The Sinomonas sp. P10A9 genome contains the following window.
CCGCACTTCTCTTGGCACGGCCGGATCCTGGCAGATCTGATGGAATCCGGTCTCGACGAGGACCGCGCCCGCGCAGAGGCGGCACGTCTGGCTGCCGGGGACACCTGGAGCGGATGAGCCGACTCCGCGGCAGCAGTAGCTGAGGCCCGGGCGACGTGGGCGGGGAGTTCCCGGATCGAGCCCCCCAAGTGAGGCCGTGAAGGTCGGACAGGCTGGGTTTCCTGCTGCCATCGATGCCATCCATGGGGACAGCTCGAAGGAGGGCTGGCGCTTGCGCGGGTGGTGGCACGGGCCCTGGTGCCCCGGTCGCGTCCTCTATCAGGTTCTCTAGACGCTGTTCCCTTCTTGGCCGGCTGCGGCAGCGTCCTGTCCGGCCACGGCACGGAATCCGACACCATGCTGGTTCAGCTCGGCAAGGAGGTCGTCCTCGCGCTCGGCCAGTGTCTCGGTGGGATCCCCGGCAGCGGCCGTGTTCCTGATGGCGTTCTCGGTCTGGGCGAGCTCAATGATCAGCCCCCTTGTACTGCCCTGCACGTCCTCCGCCGGCGCACTCTGTCCGGTTGCGGGCGGCTGTTCCCCGCTCTGCTCTTTACCCTGCTCTATGGCCATGCCACCAAGGTAGACGACGGTGCGGTGTCCGGTCAGCCCCCAGTCCCGGCATCGAGAGCACGCCGGCCCTAAGCCGGTCAGTGCACACCCTAGGACGCTCGATGTCGCAGGCACGGAACGTCTTCGGGGCCCGGGGGCTCCCGCGCGGGGTGGGCCTGCTGGTAGAACGGGACGATGGACCAGAACGAGGCACCCCTCGTAGATGCATTGGCCGAGTACCACCGCTTGGACCGCTACGGCTTCACCCCACCGGGCCACCGTCAAGGCCACGGGGCCGACCCACGGGTCCGTGCCGTGCTGGGCGAGCAGACGTTCCGATCGGATGTCCTGGCTTCGGCAGGACTGGACAGTCGCTCCTCGTCGGGGGGCTACCTGAAGAAGGCCGAACAGCTTATGGCGGAGGCCGTGGGGGCGGAACAGGCCTTCTTCTCCACGTGCGGCAGCTCCCTCTCGGTCAAGGCGGCGGTCCTTGCCGTCGCTGCAGGAAAGGGCGACCTCCTGGTCAGCCGGGACGCGCACAAGTCGATCGTCGCCGGGCTGGTCTTCTCCGGCATCCAGCCACGCTGGATCCAGCCCCGCTGGGATCCGGAACTGCACCTCGCGCACCCGCCCTCCCCGGCCGACGTCGAGCAGATGTGGAACCGCTACCCGGACGCGGCTGGCTGCCTGATCGTCAGTCCGACCCCGTACGGGACCTGCGCAGACATCGCCGCAATCGCCGCCGTCTGCCACGACCGGGGCAAGCCGCTGATCGTCGACGAGGCCTGGGGCGCGCATCTGCCCTTCCACGATGACCTGCCGACGTGGGCGATGGACGCCGGCGCGGACATCTGCGTTGTCAGCGTCCACAAGATGGGCGCCGGCTTCGAGCAGGGCTCGGTCTACCACCTCCAGGGAGACCTGGTCGACCCGGCCCACCTGTCCGCCTGCGCGGACCTGCTGATGACCACCAGCCCCAATTCGATCCTGTACTCGGCGATCGACGGCTGGCGGCGCCAGATGGTCCAGCACGGGGCGGAGCTGCTGGGAAATGCCCTGGCGCTGTCCCGCCGGCTGCGCACGGATATCGAGGCATTGCCCGGATTCCATGTGCTCGAGGACGAGCTGCTGGCTGTGGAATCTTCCCACGACCTGGACCGTATGCAGGTCCTGATAGACCTCTCCGGGCTCGGAATCAGCGGATACCAGGCCGCGGACTGGCTGCGGGATACCCACAGGATCGACATGGGCCTCAGCGACCATCGACGCATCATGGCCACGCTCTCGATGGCCGACGACGAAGCCACGGCCACCAGGCTGACGGACGCCCTCAGAGCTCTGGCCGACGCCGCGCCGACCATGACGCCGCCGCCACCAGTCGCGCTGCCCGCTCCACACGAACTGGAACTGGAAACCGCCGTTCTTCCAAGGGACGCCTTCTTCGGCCCCACCGAAGACGTCCCCACGGCCGAAGCCGTCGGACGGGTGGCCGCCGAGCAGATCACCCCCTACCCGCCCGGCATCCCCGCGATTGTCCCCGGAGAGGTGATCAACGCGGCGGTCATCGACTACCTCGAGTCAGGGCTCCGGGCCGGCATGGTTCTCCCCGACCCCGCCGACCCGGCCCTCACAACGATCCGCGTCCTCCAGAAATAGCCCGCAACCACACGGGGAGCAGCTGCAAGGAGCAGTGCCCGCCGGGGACCTGCCCGAGTGGCCAGCGCTCGGTGGAGGTGAGGGGTCAGGAGACGCGCGAAAGGCCGCCTGCGGCGTTTATTAGGGGCGCGGGCAGCCGTAGCCCGTAGTGCTCGCGCAGCGTTGTTCCCGCGTACTCCTCACGGAAGAGGCCGCGCGCTTGTAGCAGCGGCACGACATGGTCCACGAACTCGTCAAGCCCCGCGGGCAGGGCCGCCGCCATGACGTTGAAGCCATCGGCGGCCCCGTCCCGGAACCAGGCCTCAAGAGTGTCCGCGATTTGTTCCGGTGTGCCGGCAACGGTCCGGTGCCCTCGGCCGCCGCCGAGGCGACCGATGAGCTGGCGCACGGTGAGCCGCTCACGGCGTGCCAGGTCCACGACGAGCGTGTAGCGGCTCTTCGCACCCTCGATCTCGTCCTCGTCGGGGAGGTCCGCTGGAAGCTCCCTGTCCAAGGGGAGGTCCCCCGGGGCGAGGCGCAGGGTCCTGGCGAGCTCGTCCCTCGCGAATTCGGGGCGGATGAGCTCATCCAGCTCCCGCTCACGCCGGAGCGCCTCCTCCGCGGTTGCGCCGAGGATGGGCACGATGCCCGGAAGAATCTTGATTCCGTCGGGGTCGCGCCCAGCGGCGGCCGTGCGCGCCTTGAGATCGCTGTAGAACGCCTGGGCTTCCTCGAGGGTCTGCTGGGCAGTGAACACGGCCTCGGCGTGGTTGGCGGCAAGGTCCTTGCCGTCCTCGGAGGAGCCGGCCTGCACGATGACTGGGCGCCCCTGCGGGGAGCGGGGGATGTCGAGCGCACCCCACACCGAGAAGTGCCGACCGGAATGCTCGACGGCGCGCACTCGCCGGGCATCGGCCCAGATCCCCGCCTCCTTGTCGGCGACGATCGCGTCGTCCTCCCACGAGTCCCACAGCTTGGAGGCCACCTCGAGGAACTCGGCCGCGCGCTCGTACCGGCCGCGGTGGAGCGGCTGGTCATCGAGCCCGAAGTTCCGCGCGGCGTCGGCCCCTGCGGTGGTCACGACGTTCCAGCCGGCCCGGCCGCCCGAGAGGTGGTCGATCGAGGCGAAACGGCGGGCGAGGTTGTACGGGGAGTTGTAGCTCGTCGAGGCGGTCGCGATGAGTCCGATCCGCTCTGTCACGGCCGCGAGGGCCGCGAGCAGCACGGTAGGCTCCACGGCACCGGGCGGGCGCCGCTCCACCGAACCCCACAGCACGGGCGAATCGGCGAAGAACACCGAGTCGAACTTCCCCCGCTCCGCGGTCTGGGCCAGACGGGAAAAGTGCGCGAGGCTTGTGCCCGCGAACGGGTCACTCTCGGGGAGCCGCCACGACGCCTCGTGGTGACCCGTGCTCATAAGGAACGCGTTCAGGTGCAGCTGCTCACCCATGCTCAGGCCACCGCCCCGGTGGAGACGACCTCCGAGTAGTGCGAGGAGTCGCCCTCGATCGACTGGCTGGTCCTCCCGTCGATCCCGGCCGGGACGTCCCCGGCGATCGTGACCCGGTTGAGCTTGCGCGGCTGGCCGTCGTAGTTCGAGGGCGCGTAGTGCTGGGTGATGCGGTTGTCGAAGAGGACCAGCTGGTTCGGTTCCCAGTTCACGCGGACCACGTTCTCCGGCCGGGTGATGTAGGCCTGCAGCAGGCGCAGGATGTCGCGCGACTCGGTGTTCGAGAGACCCACGATCCGCAGACGCTGGGCGAAGCCGCCGATGAAGAGGCCCCGTTCCCGGGTGAGGGGATGGACGCGCACCACAGGATGGGCCGTCTGGTACTTGACGCGGGTGAAGACCTTGCGGCGCTCCTCGGCGGTGGCGTGCTCGAGGTTCTTCGGCACGGCGTAGTCGTAGTCGTTCGTGTGGATGGCCCAGAGCGTGTCGGCGAAGTTCCGCAGCTCCGCCGGCAAGTCCTCGTAGGCGGCGGCCGAGGATGCGATGAGCGTCTCGCCGCCGTAGGACGGCACAGTGATGCTGCGCAGCGTGGTGGCCTGCGGCGGGTTGAGCACGAACGTGACGTCCGTGTGCCAGGTGTTCGCCGACCCGTCCTCGCTGTCCACGGGGAGCACGTTCTCGGCTCCGTCCACGGACGCCACGGTCGGGTGGGCCTTGGTGAGCGGGCCGAAGCGCGATGCGAAGCGGACCTGGTCCTCGTCGGTGCGGATGTTGGCTTCGCGGAACACGAGGGCCTTGTGCTCGTTGAGGGCCCCGCGGATCTCGCGGACGGTCTCCTCCGAGAGGTTATGGCTGAGGTCGAGACCGCGGAGCTCGGCGCCGATGCGCGCGCCGAGCTTGGTGAAGGCGAGGCGGGTGGAGATGGCTGTGCTGGTCATGGCAGGTCCTTTCGAGAGTGGGAAGAGCAGGGTCAGGCGTTGGCCTCGACGCGCCAGCGCGAGAAGCGGCGCTCGAGCGCGACGAGGAGCGTGTTCACGGCGAGGCCGAGGAGCGAGACAGTGAGGATGCCCGCGTACATGTCCGGGATGAGGAAGCTCGACTGCGCGTTGACGATCAGGTACCCGAGCCCGGCCTTGGCCCCGACCATCTCCGCCGCGATGAGCACGAGGATCGATGCCGTGCCGGCCATGCGGATGCCTGTGAAGATCGTTGGCACCGCGGAGGGCAGGATGACCTTGAGGAACAGCGAGAGGTGCGAGAGGCCAAGCGAGCGGGCGGCCCGCACAAGCAGCGGGTCCACGGTCCGAACCCCGGCCACGGTGTTGAGCAGCACTGGGAAGAAGGCGGCGTACGCGACGATCGTGATCTTCGATTCCTCGCCGATCCCGAGCAAGAGAGTGAACACCGGAAGGAGCGCGAGGGCTGCGGTATTGCGGAACACTTCTAGCAGCGGCGTGATGAAGGTGCTCACCGGGCGGTACCAGGCGATGAGCAGCCCAGCCGTGATCCCGAGGACGACGGCGACGCCGAATCCCGCGACCGAGCGCGTCAGGCTCGCGACGAGGTGCGTCCCGAGCGCCCCGTTGGCGAGGAGCTTCCACGCCGCGGCGAGGACTTCGTGCAGGGGTGGGAGGAAGACGCGGGTCGAGGGCGGGGCGAACCACAGCGGCCCCACTTCCCATAGGAGCAGGAACACGACGATCGCCACGGACTTCCAGATACCGGAAACGGCGACGGCGACGGCCCGCCTGAGCGTTGGGGCAGCCACTGGGCGGTTGGCAGGCGGCGTGTCCGGGGCAGTGCTGGGTTCGGGCGCAGCGGGGGCACTGGCCGTCAGGGCTGGCGACGTGAGGGCTGACATCAGACGAGGCTCCTTTCGCGTGCGGGGATCAGCGGGGTCGTGGCCGGCTCGTCGGGAGCCGAGCCGTCGGGACGGATCTTCCGATGGCCAGCCTCCTGGGCGCGGCGGACTTCGTCATGGAGGAGGTTCCAGACGCGGTGGCGATACTCGACGAAGGCGGGGTGCGAGCGGATGTCCGCCTCGTCGTCGTACGCCGGGAGGTGGATGTCCACCACGGCCTTGAGGCGCCCGGGACGGGAGCTGAGCACGGCGACCCGTTGCCCGAGGTAGACCGCCTCCTCGATGCCATGGGTGATGAACACGATGGTCTTGCCCGTGGCCTGCCAGATCCTGAGCAGTTCGCCTTGGAGCTGCTCGCGGGTCTGGGCATCGAGGGCGGCGAAGGGCTCGTCCATGAGGAGGATGTCGGGTTCGAACGCGAGGCTTCGGGCGATCGCCACGCGCTGCTTCATGCCGCCCGAGAGCTCGTGCGGGTAGCGGTCCTCGAAGCCGGTGAGACCGACGAGGGCGAGGTAGTGGCTGGCCTTCTCTGCGCGTTGGCGCCTGCCCAGCCCCGTCCCCTCGAGCCCGATCGCAACGTTCTGGGATGCGGTGCGCCAGGGGAAGAGCGCGTACTGCTGGAAGACGACGGCTCGGTCGCGGCCCGGACCCGTCACCGGCTTGCCGTCCACGAGCACTTCACCCGAGGTGGGCCTGGTGAGGCCGGCGAGCAGGTCGAGGAGCGTGGTCTTGCCGGAGCCGCTCGGCCCGACCAGGGTGAGGAACTCGCCCTCACGGACATCGAGGGTGAGGCTGTCCAGCACGGTCAGGGCCCCGCCGCCGCGGACCGGGAAGTGCTGGCTGACGTCACGCAGGCTGATCTTCGGCGTCATGGGTCATCCTTTCGCGAGCGCGTTGAAGTCGTTGGTGTAGTACTTGGACGGCGTGATGTGGCCGTTCACGATCCCGGTCTCCTTGAGCCAGGTGTCCCAGCGGGTGAAGTCCGCATCGGTGATGATCCCGGCGTTCGGGACGCCGACGCTCTTGAAGTACTTCAGGTTCTTGGTACTCTCGCCGCGGTTGCGCTTATCGATGATCTGGGTGAATCGCTGGATCACCTCTTCGCGCGGCGTGGTGCGCTCCCATTCGATGGCCTTGGCGACGCCTGTCGTGAACGCCCGCACCGTGTCGGGGTTCTTGGCGACGAAGTCGCTGCGGAACACGTACTGTCCGCCCGCGAAGGAACCGAAGAGCCCATAGTCGCTGAGGAGAGAGCGCAGGCCGCCTCCCGCAATGGCGTTGTCCTGAAGGACCCCGCCCAGCACGCCGACGTCTACTTGGCCGCGCCGGACCGCTTCCTCGGTGTCATTCGGCGGAAGGACCACCAACTGGACCTGCTTGATCTCCTCTGGTGAGAGTCCGTTCTTCTCCAGCCAGGTGTCGATGACGGCCTCGGAGTGCGCGCCGAGCGTGTTGACAGCGACCTCCTTGCCGATCAGATCGCGGGCGGTTCGGATCGGGCTGTCGTCCTTGACGTAGAAGCCGTTGAAGGTCTTCTCATCCTCGCCGTAGTAGTTCACGACCGCTTTCACGGGCGCGCCGGCTTCGACGAGCTTGACCACGGCACCGGTGAACGCACCGCCAAAATCCGTCTGGCCAGTCGCGGCGGACTGGATGTCCTGCGGGCCGCTCGTCGTGTTCCCCACCCAGGTGAGCTTCACGTCGCCGAGGAAGCCAAGATCCTGGGCGATCTCGGGCAGGGTGACGTTGTTCGCGGAACCCTGGTACCGCAATTCGGTGGCCTCCTGCCCTCCGTCCGTGGCGGCGGCGGGGCCGGAGCAGGCGGAAAGGGACATGGCAAGAGCGGCCGCGACCGCGGCTGCGGCAACGGAGGTCAGTTTTTTCTTCATGGGTTTTCCTCGGGTTTTTGGGTGCACAAAGGCAGGGGTGATAGGTACGCGGCGGGAATCCCCGCGCGAAAAGGGAAGAGAGAGGCTGGGCCGGTTACTTGGCCCAGTACGCGTGGTTGGTGAGGGGGCGGAAGCTCTGCGGCTCGGAGACGCTGACTGCCTCGCCGATCAGGATCACGTGGTCCCCCGCGTCCACTCGCTGCCAGAGGCGACACTCAAGGCGCGGGACGTCGTTGGCCACTATGGGTGAGCCCAGGACCCCGGGTTCCCAAGCCAGTCCCGCGAACTTCTCCGGCCCCTTCGCCACGAAACGCTGCACGAGGCCCCGGTCCGACTCGGACAGGAGGTGCACTGCGAAATGGTCGGTGGTGTTCCAGATCTCGAAGGACGACGACCGCCGGTCCACAGCCCACGAGACGAGCGGCGGGTCGAGACTGACGGATGCGAACGAGTTGCTCACAAGCCCTGCCGGAGTGCCCTCGCTCGAGGTGGTGATGACGGCGATGCCCGTGGCCCAGTGCCCCATGGTCCGGCGGAGCTCTGCCCCGCTGACGGCGTGCTGCACAGTGGTGACGGTCATGGTGGTCCTCAGCAATCCCCCGGACGCCCGATTCGGGACGCCGTACTTGCCGCGGATGGAACACCGCGGCCGGATCCTCATCTGGGGCACCCCACTACGGGAGAGGGTTGCCGCCCGACCAGCCAGAGCTTTGCGCCGGGACTCTTGATCCTGAGGCCGAATCTACGAGAGCCGTCTGTTCCCGTCTATGCCCCTACGTAACAACGACCCACGGCGTCGCGAGGGGCAACGCCACGTCCCAGAAGGTCACATTGACGCCAGACCAGATGACCCTCAATGACGGGACACCTGCGGCGTCGATTCATTCCGTATTCAGCTCACGAGGTCCCTGGAATCGCGCAACAGATGCCCATTTCCCGATGGCCAGAGGAACCGATCATTGTGCGGAAGCGGATTTGCGAATGCCGCATTGCTAGCGATGATTCAATGATCCCGTGGAAGGAACTCCGCAACGTCGTAGCTGTCGGCAAGCCTCGCCATTCCGGGCCTCGGACAGCAGAAGCGCGCGCCCTCGAGATGGCCCAACGGCTCGTTCAGCCTGCCCAGTCTCGCGCGCTCCGCTCAGCGAGCCTGCTGCGCGGCGAACTGCGCAGCGTGCCGAACGGGCGCGTTCGGAGCACCGAAGCCGTCGTAGCCGTCGATCCGCTGCACCACCTCGAAGAACACGCTCCCCACAGCCGCCGTGTAGAAGTGGAGGAACTCGCCCTTGTCGTCACGGTCGTAGAGCAGATCCAGCTCGCGGAGCCGGGCGAGGAGGCGGGGGTCCAGCGCGAACCGCGCCTCGAGGTCCTCGTAGTAGTTCTCGGGGATCGCAAGGAACGGCAGCCCCCTCCCCCGGCACTCCGCGGCGTAGACGGTCAAATCCGGCACTTCCACCGCGATGTGCTCGAGGAATGTGTCCTGCAGGGTCCCGCGCACCGAGTCCGACTGGACCCACGGCGCAAGGTTCAGCGCCAGCCGGACGCTCCGATCGCGAGTCTGCATGACCTGCGAGCGGACGAGCCCGGCGGGGCTCGAGACGTCCTGCGACGCCTCCGGCGTGAGCGCGAGCACGGATGAGTAGAACAGCACGGCCTCGTCGAAGTGCTGCCACGGCTGGCCCAGGTTGATGTGGTCGATTCGGGCCGCGGGCGAGGTAGCGGAAGCCCCGTCCAGGGGCGACGCCTCGCCCGGGCCGAACTCCTCCACCCACGCCGTGTCCTGGCAGAGGAAGACCTCGGTGCCGTCGGGCGCCTTGACGGCCTGGAGGATCTCCTCGTCGGCCTGAGAGGGCCGCGGCACGGGGCTGGCCCTAAGCTGCACGGCCCTCGCCGCGGCCGCGACGGAGTTCTCGACGTCAAAGCCAAGCGCCGAGATCCCGGGCGCCACCCCGGCGGCACCCTGGCGGTTGAGCACGATCCGCGCGTCCCCGAGCGTCCACAGCGCCACGGGCTTGGTGCGGTGCTCGCCGCGCGGGGAGAAGCCGAGCTGGGCCAGGAGCCGCTCGAGCGCGGCGGGATACTCGGCCTTGACCTCGGCGAAGTTGAGCCCCGTGGGCGGAGCCACCCGCGGCAGCGTGCGCAAGGGCATCGCGAAGCGCTCCTCCCCGGCTGCACCCGCGAGCTGCGCGGTCCGCTCCTCAAGCCAGATGAGGGACCGCATCGCGTCCACGGCGGTGCGCTCCACGTCGGCCTGCCGGAACGTGTCGTTGAAGACCTCGAGGGACACCGGCCCGTCATAGCCCGCGCGCGCCACATGGCCGAGGAACTTGGGGAGGTCGAACTGCCCCTCCCCCGGGAACACGCGGTAGTGGCGACTCCAGGAGAGGACGTCGAGGGAGAGCTTGGGCGCGTCGGCGACCTGGACGAAGAAGATCTTCTCGCCGGGGATCTTCTCGATGGGCTCGGTGTCCCAGCCGCGCGAGAGGATGTGGAACGTGTCGAGGCACGTGCCGAGGTTCGGGTGGTCCGCGTC
Protein-coding sequences here:
- a CDS encoding aminotransferase class I/II-fold pyridoxal phosphate-dependent enzyme, yielding MDQNEAPLVDALAEYHRLDRYGFTPPGHRQGHGADPRVRAVLGEQTFRSDVLASAGLDSRSSSGGYLKKAEQLMAEAVGAEQAFFSTCGSSLSVKAAVLAVAAGKGDLLVSRDAHKSIVAGLVFSGIQPRWIQPRWDPELHLAHPPSPADVEQMWNRYPDAAGCLIVSPTPYGTCADIAAIAAVCHDRGKPLIVDEAWGAHLPFHDDLPTWAMDAGADICVVSVHKMGAGFEQGSVYHLQGDLVDPAHLSACADLLMTTSPNSILYSAIDGWRRQMVQHGAELLGNALALSRRLRTDIEALPGFHVLEDELLAVESSHDLDRMQVLIDLSGLGISGYQAADWLRDTHRIDMGLSDHRRIMATLSMADDEATATRLTDALRALADAAPTMTPPPPVALPAPHELELETAVLPRDAFFGPTEDVPTAEAVGRVAAEQITPYPPGIPAIVPGEVINAAVIDYLESGLRAGMVLPDPADPALTTIRVLQK
- a CDS encoding LLM class flavin-dependent oxidoreductase, which gives rise to MGEQLHLNAFLMSTGHHEASWRLPESDPFAGTSLAHFSRLAQTAERGKFDSVFFADSPVLWGSVERRPPGAVEPTVLLAALAAVTERIGLIATASTSYNSPYNLARRFASIDHLSGGRAGWNVVTTAGADAARNFGLDDQPLHRGRYERAAEFLEVASKLWDSWEDDAIVADKEAGIWADARRVRAVEHSGRHFSVWGALDIPRSPQGRPVIVQAGSSEDGKDLAANHAEAVFTAQQTLEEAQAFYSDLKARTAAAGRDPDGIKILPGIVPILGATAEEALRRERELDELIRPEFARDELARTLRLAPGDLPLDRELPADLPDEDEIEGAKSRYTLVVDLARRERLTVRQLIGRLGGGRGHRTVAGTPEQIADTLEAWFRDGAADGFNVMAAALPAGLDEFVDHVVPLLQARGLFREEYAGTTLREHYGLRLPAPLINAAGGLSRVS
- a CDS encoding TauD/TfdA dioxygenase family protein — encoded protein: MTSTAISTRLAFTKLGARIGAELRGLDLSHNLSEETVREIRGALNEHKALVFREANIRTDEDQVRFASRFGPLTKAHPTVASVDGAENVLPVDSEDGSANTWHTDVTFVLNPPQATTLRSITVPSYGGETLIASSAAAYEDLPAELRNFADTLWAIHTNDYDYAVPKNLEHATAEERRKVFTRVKYQTAHPVVRVHPLTRERGLFIGGFAQRLRIVGLSNTESRDILRLLQAYITRPENVVRVNWEPNQLVLFDNRITQHYAPSNYDGQPRKLNRVTIAGDVPAGIDGRTSQSIEGDSSHYSEVVSTGAVA
- a CDS encoding ABC transporter permease, producing MSALTSPALTASAPAAPEPSTAPDTPPANRPVAAPTLRRAVAVAVSGIWKSVAIVVFLLLWEVGPLWFAPPSTRVFLPPLHEVLAAAWKLLANGALGTHLVASLTRSVAGFGVAVVLGITAGLLIAWYRPVSTFITPLLEVFRNTAALALLPVFTLLLGIGEESKITIVAYAAFFPVLLNTVAGVRTVDPLLVRAARSLGLSHLSLFLKVILPSAVPTIFTGIRMAGTASILVLIAAEMVGAKAGLGYLIVNAQSSFLIPDMYAGILTVSLLGLAVNTLLVALERRFSRWRVEANA
- a CDS encoding ABC transporter ATP-binding protein, producing MTPKISLRDVSQHFPVRGGGALTVLDSLTLDVREGEFLTLVGPSGSGKTTLLDLLAGLTRPTSGEVLVDGKPVTGPGRDRAVVFQQYALFPWRTASQNVAIGLEGTGLGRRQRAEKASHYLALVGLTGFEDRYPHELSGGMKQRVAIARSLAFEPDILLMDEPFAALDAQTREQLQGELLRIWQATGKTIVFITHGIEEAVYLGQRVAVLSSRPGRLKAVVDIHLPAYDDEADIRSHPAFVEYRHRVWNLLHDEVRRAQEAGHRKIRPDGSAPDEPATTPLIPARERSLV
- a CDS encoding ABC transporter substrate-binding protein; amino-acid sequence: MKKKLTSVAAAAVAAALAMSLSACSGPAAATDGGQEATELRYQGSANNVTLPEIAQDLGFLGDVKLTWVGNTTSGPQDIQSAATGQTDFGGAFTGAVVKLVEAGAPVKAVVNYYGEDEKTFNGFYVKDDSPIRTARDLIGKEVAVNTLGAHSEAVIDTWLEKNGLSPEEIKQVQLVVLPPNDTEEAVRRGQVDVGVLGGVLQDNAIAGGGLRSLLSDYGLFGSFAGGQYVFRSDFVAKNPDTVRAFTTGVAKAIEWERTTPREEVIQRFTQIIDKRNRGESTKNLKYFKSVGVPNAGIITDADFTRWDTWLKETGIVNGHITPSKYYTNDFNALAKG
- a CDS encoding flavin reductase family protein; protein product: MTVTTVQHAVSGAELRRTMGHWATGIAVITTSSEGTPAGLVSNSFASVSLDPPLVSWAVDRRSSSFEIWNTTDHFAVHLLSESDRGLVQRFVAKGPEKFAGLAWEPGVLGSPIVANDVPRLECRLWQRVDAGDHVILIGEAVSVSEPQSFRPLTNHAYWAK
- a CDS encoding bifunctional sugar phosphate isomerase/epimerase/4-hydroxyphenylpyruvate dioxygenase family protein, with amino-acid sequence MRTGIATVCLSGTLEEKLRAAAKAGFGGVEIFETDLVTSSLSPEDVRRLAADLGLGLDLYQPFRDFDSVPDELYRANLRRAEAKFRLMGRLGIDTILVCSNVGTASIDDDALRTEQLHGLAELAAGHGVKVAYEALAWGTYVNDYEHAWRLVADADHPNLGTCLDTFHILSRGWDTEPIEKIPGEKIFFVQVADAPKLSLDVLSWSRHYRVFPGEGQFDLPKFLGHVARAGYDGPVSLEVFNDTFRQADVERTAVDAMRSLIWLEERTAQLAGAAGEERFAMPLRTLPRVAPPTGLNFAEVKAEYPAALERLLAQLGFSPRGEHRTKPVALWTLGDARIVLNRQGAAGVAPGISALGFDVENSVAAAARAVQLRASPVPRPSQADEEILQAVKAPDGTEVFLCQDTAWVEEFGPGEASPLDGASATSPAARIDHINLGQPWQHFDEAVLFYSSVLALTPEASQDVSSPAGLVRSQVMQTRDRSVRLALNLAPWVQSDSVRGTLQDTFLEHIAVEVPDLTVYAAECRGRGLPFLAIPENYYEDLEARFALDPRLLARLRELDLLYDRDDKGEFLHFYTAAVGSVFFEVVQRIDGYDGFGAPNAPVRHAAQFAAQQAR